One region of Chanodichthys erythropterus isolate Z2021 chromosome 17, ASM2448905v1, whole genome shotgun sequence genomic DNA includes:
- the LOC137004173 gene encoding olfactory receptor 52B2-like: protein MYPNGSVLSVVLTLHSLELSQTSIYPAFIFGTVAYFIILLSNLTLVVTICENRNLHKPMYILLLNLPISDAMGATSLFPQLLYNIWSQDRSISYPACLLQGFIIHMYGGASHVILTAMAFDRYIAICFPLRYGAIMTTNNLVRIISVMWLLHFIIIFVLFCLLMPYQICQTYMADLVCYNPSLMKIMCEDTTVNNIYGLFILNLYHCISLSVVAFTYIHILITCVTNKQSDTNIKALQTCGTHLVVFLFLEFNTFFPLIAHRTESVPAHLRRVFSISILVFPPIVNPLIYGFKTKEIRQKFVTCLNRKRNRNSVQ from the coding sequence ATGTACCCAAATGGATCTGTCCTCTCAGTGGTCTTGACTTTGCACTCTTTAGAACTCTCTCAGACAAGCATTTATCCTGCATTTATATTTGGAACAGTGGCATATTTCATTATCTTACTCTCCAATTTAACACTTGTTGTCACCATTTGTGAAAACAGGAATCTTCATAAACCAATGTACATACTGTTACTTAACCTGCCTATCAGCGATGCAATGGGCGCTACAAGCCTTTTTCCTCAGCTGCTGTATAATATATGGTCTCAGGACAGATCAATATCCTACCCTGCATGTTTGCTTCAAGGCTTTATTATACACATGTATGGTGGTGCCTCTCACGTAATTCTTACTGCTATGGCATTTGACAGGTATATCGCCATCTGCTTCCCATTGAGATATGGAGCCATTATGACTACCAATAACCTAGTGAGAATCATAAGTGTGATGTGGCtccttcattttattattatatttgtacTTTTCTGTCTTCTGATGCCTTACCAGATTTGCCAGACATACATGGCAGATCTTGTCTGTTACAACCCATCTTTAATGAAAATCATGTGTGAAGACACAACAGTAAACAATATCTATGgactgtttattttaaatttataccACTGCATTTCGCTTTCTGTGGTGGCATTtacatatattcatatattgaTCACTTGTGTTACTAATAAGCAGTCTGATACAAACATTAAGGCACTTCAGACATGTGGTACTCATTTAGTGGTCTTCCTGTTCTTGGAATTCAAcactttttttcctcttatcGCACATCGAACTGAGAGTGTTCCAGCTCACCTACGCAGGGtgttttctatttctattcTTGTGTTTCCTCCCATTGTGAATCCACTTATTTATGGGTTTAAAACTAAGGAAATCAGACAGAAATTTGTCACCTGTTTAAATAGAAAGAGGAACAGAAACAGCGtgcaataa